The DNA segment attatcaatacaaaatatcaaaaagtatttaaaatagtctttttttttaaacaatcatttttagaaaaatatttaacaaaattataataaatatattgttgcAAAACATTCGAATCCTTGAATCGCGGAAATCCACCTAGTTTAATATGTTTGCGTAGTCAACCTAAAATCAGATATCCGGGAATTATTGAAATCTTGAAGAAGATTAATTTACCAGGTAAATAAAACTCGTTTGCATCTGAGTTATAATCTGACCAATTCTTCAACTAGCGAAGAGCCAAAGATGAGCTTTCTAAATAGTCCGATTAGTCATGGAACTAAAAGCCCATTACAGTTTACATTCGAATAGCCAAACCCGTTCACTTCTTTTCGCGCGTAGGATTTAGACTAACCGATCTCTAACGACTTTTCAaattgtagaaaaaaaaaggcaaTGAACTAAGAGTGAGTGGCCATTCAAGCCAAAGAGACCAGACACCGTCTATTCAATGCGACTTTCCGACAAAATAGGCCAAGGGTCCGACAAATGCCGCATTTATGTAAGTAGCTGGTTCAGACCGGCTGTAATCATCTCTCTGGTCTGGATACTGGTCGTTTCGATCCGGTCCTCCCACGATAGCTCCAGCTAATatgttagggttagggttttgtgTGCGAAAAGACTGGAACCCGCCACTGCATCCCAGAGAATTTGAACGGACTGCTCGGCTCGGGAGAGAGGATCCTCTATGGTGGATTCTCTTGGGGAAACTCGATCCGAATCCAACCATGTAAGACATTTTCATCGGATTCACACCGAGGATGTAATCGACTTGACGCTTCGACAAGTTTATCAGAGCGTTGGGAGCGATGAAAGAGTTTCCGCAGTTGAACGTGTGTTTCGTGGACTTCATGTATTTAGCGTAGGTCGTAAGCAAGAATGTTATTGATGTCACGTATTGTAGATTGCTCTGAGGTAACTTGTACATCAAGCCACCtgaaaaaaatcagtttttagGGTTAAAATATTAAGTAAGAAATGTGCTATTGATTCTCATTAATGTTTAAGTTACCTTGAGTGTACTTTGTGGAAGATGAAGGAGAGTTAGGAAGGATCTTGCACATGAAATTTTCAGCTGCTTGCTTGtagacctcaaagttgttgtctttgtttaGTACTGCTCGCTGCGAAAGAAGATATGTTTGTGAATCATTGAGCCAAGTTATGTCAATAATTTCTAAGCATTGAGAGACATACTCGTGAGAGAAGAACATAAGCACCAGCATACTTATTATCCCAACTGAATATGTCAGGCTGGTCTCCACCTCCCAAGGATTTAATAAAGTTTAAGTAATACTGATTGTTGGTTGCTCTATGAAGCCATGCCGCTCCCCACAGAAGCTCGTCCTTGTAGCCAGAGTAGGAGCAGTAGAAAGGACAAACAGCAGAGGAAAGGGAATCACTGTAAGCGCCACGGTACTGAATAGCAAACTGCATTACCTTCTTGGCTGTTGCCAGGAGCAAGCGAGAGTACTTGGGATCAACTTTCCTGAAAACCATGGAGCTAGCTGCTAGAGCAGCAGCGGTTTCAGCTGCTACATCAGAGCCAGGGTTCGAGGGTGACACAGAGTAGACTGTGCGAGGAGTGTCCATATCTTCTGGACGTTCCCAGCACTTGTGATCACCGTTTGGGTCTCCTACTCCAACGTAAAGCTTCCCGGGTGTAGCCCTGGCACATTTAAGCAGATAGTCCGTGGCCCAACGGATGGCCACACGGGCGTTCTGGAGTTCTGGTCCCATCTTCTTACCGTACTCCAAAGAGCTCCAGGAGAGCATGGTGGTGGTGAAGGCCATTGGGAAATTGAACTTCACGTTGTCACCAGCATCATAGTACCCTCCAGTCAAATCCACCTGTAACTCATAGCTATTAATGTTATGCCCTTTTACTTCTAGTGATTATCgaattatatatagtttttgagGGTCTTACATGAGCAGAGGAGCCATCAGACAGGCCAGAGTTGAACCTCCATGAGAGTTTTTGGTCACCAGGGAGGCGACC comes from the Brassica napus cultivar Da-Ae chromosome A7, Da-Ae, whole genome shotgun sequence genome and includes:
- the LOC111213418 gene encoding endoglucanase 3 → MNHQAIPQKCSELCFSQATFTRMASPFLFVFLLSGILLGNTYAGPNYREALSKSLLFFQGQRSGRLPGDQKLSWRFNSGLSDGSSAHVDLTGGYYDAGDNVKFNFPMAFTTTMLSWSSLEYGKKMGPELQNARVAIRWATDYLLKCARATPGKLYVGVGDPNGDHKCWERPEDMDTPRTVYSVSPSNPGSDVAAETAAALAASSMVFRKVDPKYSRLLLATAKKVMQFAIQYRGAYSDSLSSAVCPFYCSYSGYKDELLWGAAWLHRATNNQYYLNFIKSLGGGDQPDIFSWDNKYAGAYVLLSRRAVLNKDNNFEVYKQAAENFMCKILPNSPSSSTKYTQGGLMYKLPQSNLQYVTSITFLLTTYAKYMKSTKHTFNCGNSFIAPNALINLSKRQVDYILGVNPMKMSYMVGFGSSFPKRIHHRGSSLPSRAVRSNSLGCSGGFQSFRTQNPNPNILAGAIVGGPDRNDQYPDQRDDYSRSEPATYINAAFVGPLAYFVGKSH